From one Tetragenococcus osmophilus genomic stretch:
- the infC gene encoding translation initiation factor IF-3, whose translation MTIAKDMMVNDGIRARELRLIDQNGDQLGVKTKAEALKVAEQANLDVVLVAPKAKPPVARIMDYGKYRFEQQKKEREARKKQKVINVKEIRLSPAIDENDFNTKLRNARKFLEKGDKVKASIRFKGRAITHKEIGQEVLDRLAQETEDVATVEQKAKMDGRSMSLMLAPKKEK comes from the coding sequence ATGACCATAGCAAAGGATATGATGGTTAACGACGGCATTCGTGCACGTGAGTTGCGTTTGATCGATCAAAATGGAGATCAACTTGGCGTCAAAACAAAAGCAGAAGCGTTGAAGGTAGCTGAACAAGCAAACCTAGATGTAGTTTTGGTAGCACCGAAAGCAAAACCACCAGTTGCGCGAATCATGGACTACGGAAAGTATCGTTTCGAACAACAGAAAAAAGAACGTGAAGCTCGTAAAAAACAAAAAGTGATCAATGTAAAAGAAATCCGTTTAAGTCCAGCGATCGATGAGAATGATTTCAATACGAAACTGCGTAATGCACGTAAATTCCTGGAAAAAGGCGATAAAGTAAAAGCTTCTATTCGTTTTAAGGGCCGTGCCATTACCCATAAAGAAATTGGTCAGGAAGTCTTAGATCGTTTGGCTCAAGAAACAGAAGACGTAGCAACTGTTGAGCAAAAAGCGAAAATGGACGGACGCAGCATGTCATTAATGCTTGCACCTAAGAAAGAGAAGTAA
- a CDS encoding PucR family transcriptional regulator produces the protein MNVADFLKLPMAYNFKVLTGDNLGLNRVITGANILDNPRADDWLTAGELIITTGYFFYEDYTQQKHYFQHFQELNIAAVCIKTGQFFSEIPNELIDLSRQLAIPLIEVPYGVAFSKILKTVMNQLSTDLASEQQFTLDIYSQFFESSLNNGGIEYIAKKLKTIVENPVLVTTSNWEVLSLAGFENELRATLIKQGKAYHFPKQGLQNLPKNVEQLQHPFYRKLYKRGQEVLCCIMPIFFNQINYGYIVIYLKNRSLVNTDYIALESCTMSIALEVAHQTEKERVNNQVYRDFFAHLFAGKITDVETLRTFNIDINVDLKYSVYIISVYFPRITDKTLFEQRKYEEQAMQMLLSALHRYIQNNFLDSNVFKQGNQLIGLLGNAKETKKAAVQKEQNKILKQLLKYLQQQINQTLHFSIVVGSSQPVLSVAKSYSEATNMLNTVAAKQTGIHFLNEFYLDTFLSEQISTQAAAEFSAHYLHKLVRYDQKNHLNLLQTLASYLANHQNIAATARKLYIHRNTLIYRIERIEVILGVDITDPNIALSLQLALKFYQENELE, from the coding sequence ATGAATGTTGCTGATTTTTTAAAATTACCGATGGCGTATAATTTTAAAGTATTGACTGGTGATAATCTAGGATTAAATCGTGTGATTACTGGTGCAAATATTCTGGATAACCCTAGGGCAGACGATTGGCTAACAGCAGGCGAATTAATTATTACTACAGGTTACTTTTTTTATGAAGATTATACCCAGCAAAAACATTATTTCCAACACTTTCAAGAGTTAAATATTGCTGCAGTGTGTATTAAAACAGGTCAATTTTTTAGTGAAATTCCTAATGAACTGATTGATCTTAGTCGACAATTAGCCATTCCTTTAATTGAAGTTCCTTACGGAGTAGCTTTTTCTAAAATTTTAAAAACGGTAATGAATCAATTATCTACTGACTTAGCAAGTGAACAACAATTTACTTTAGATATTTATTCACAATTTTTTGAATCTTCTTTGAACAATGGCGGTATTGAATATATTGCTAAGAAACTCAAAACCATTGTGGAAAATCCCGTACTTGTTACAACTTCTAATTGGGAAGTTTTGTCTTTAGCAGGTTTTGAAAATGAATTACGTGCTACCTTAATCAAACAAGGGAAGGCATATCATTTTCCTAAACAGGGTTTACAAAACTTACCTAAAAACGTAGAGCAGTTACAACATCCTTTTTACCGCAAATTATATAAAAGAGGACAGGAAGTTTTGTGCTGTATTATGCCAATCTTTTTTAACCAAATTAACTACGGTTACATTGTTATTTATTTAAAGAATCGATCGCTAGTCAATACGGATTACATTGCTTTAGAAAGCTGCACTATGTCGATTGCTTTAGAAGTTGCTCATCAAACGGAAAAGGAGAGAGTAAATAACCAAGTCTATCGCGATTTTTTTGCGCATTTATTTGCGGGAAAAATAACCGACGTAGAAACATTAAGAACTTTTAATATAGATATTAATGTAGATTTAAAATATTCCGTTTATATTATCTCTGTGTATTTTCCTAGAATTACAGATAAAACACTTTTTGAGCAACGTAAATATGAGGAACAGGCTATGCAGATGTTGCTATCAGCCTTACATCGTTACATCCAGAATAATTTCTTGGATTCGAATGTGTTTAAACAAGGAAATCAGTTGATTGGTTTATTAGGTAACGCAAAAGAAACGAAAAAAGCAGCTGTTCAGAAGGAACAAAATAAAATACTAAAACAGTTGTTAAAATATTTACAGCAGCAAATTAACCAAACTTTACATTTTTCAATTGTGGTTGGTTCCAGCCAACCTGTTTTGTCTGTTGCTAAAAGCTACTCTGAAGCAACGAATATGTTAAACACAGTGGCTGCAAAACAAACAGGCATCCACTTTTTAAACGAATTTTATTTAGATACATTTTTATCGGAACAAATTTCTACTCAAGCTGCCGCTGAGTTTTCTGCTCATTACCTACACAAACTTGTTCGTTATGATCAAAAGAATCATTTAAATTTGCTGCAAACCTTAGCAAGCTATCTAGCGAATCATCAAAATATTGCTGCTACTGCAAGAAAACTTTATATTCATCGGAATACCTTAATCTACCGCATAGAACGCATTGAAGTTATTTTGGGAGTTGATATTACAGACCCCAATATTGCGTTATCACTGCAATTAGCTTTAAAATTCTATCAAGAAAATGAACTAGAATAA
- a CDS encoding deoxynucleoside kinase gives MSVIVLAGTIGAGKSSLTALLANHLGSQAFYESVEENEVLPLFYQDPEQYAFLLQIYFLNKRFAKIKKAMQEDNNVLDRSIYEDSLLFHLNADLGRANDIEVRVYDELLNNMMEELPHAAHKKHPDLLVHIKVSFTTMLKRIQKRGRPYEQLDYDPTLYEYYQELNKRYDTWFANYNHSPKIQIDGDRSNFVESPQAAQEVLAIIDKKLKEIRH, from the coding sequence ATGAGTGTGATTGTGTTAGCAGGGACAATTGGTGCAGGTAAATCTAGCTTGACAGCGTTATTAGCCAATCATTTAGGAAGCCAAGCTTTTTATGAATCTGTAGAAGAAAATGAGGTATTGCCCTTATTCTATCAAGACCCAGAGCAATATGCTTTTTTGTTACAAATCTATTTTTTAAATAAACGTTTTGCTAAGATAAAGAAAGCTATGCAAGAAGATAACAATGTATTAGATCGTTCCATTTATGAAGATTCACTCTTATTCCATTTAAATGCTGACTTGGGTAGAGCTAATGATATTGAGGTTCGTGTTTATGATGAATTATTAAATAATATGATGGAAGAATTACCCCACGCAGCTCATAAAAAGCATCCAGATTTGTTAGTCCATATTAAAGTTTCATTTACTACAATGCTCAAACGTATTCAAAAACGTGGAAGACCTTACGAACAGTTAGATTATGACCCTACTTTGTATGAATATTACCAAGAACTAAACAAACGCTACGATACTTGGTTTGCTAATTATAATCATAGTCCTAAAATTCAGATAGATGGCGATCGATCGAACTTTGTAGAAAGTCCACAAGCGGCTCAAGAAGTTCTTGCAATAATCGATAAAAAATTAAAAGAAATACGCCATTAA
- a CDS encoding amidohydrolase, protein MKILKNVRLETGEYLDNRHRLQTKTELFDLKIDDKKIVQLTPAKQSAEEVGIDMQGKLCLPAFKDMHNHLDKTYLSLPWKACIPSKNLAHRLELEAKELTELAETTEQRASTMIEKYLDSGVDHIRTHVNIDPFIGLKNLEGVQKALKKYEKYLTADIIAFPQHGLLTHPEMPDLLRKALNSGATMLGALDPGGIDQDIERSLQITMDIAKEFQVDVDMHFHDPGQLGYYTMDKWLDMVEEQDFKGKTGFSHAFGLCNLSNKAWENIYPRLQKHNVQILTTIPISMKKKLLPIEALQRADTFIGIGCDGFYDSWSPYVSGDVVEKLRNYCDYTGKSNEKALRQSLSLITNNLTPLDENGHTQWPKVDDKASFVFIDAVCSAQVAARLPKRRLLMHERNFYSPDKSQ, encoded by the coding sequence ATGAAAATATTAAAAAATGTGCGCTTAGAAACCGGAGAATACCTTGACAATCGACATCGTCTTCAAACAAAAACAGAATTATTCGATTTAAAAATCGATGACAAAAAAATCGTACAACTTACGCCAGCTAAGCAAAGTGCTGAAGAAGTTGGTATTGATATGCAAGGAAAACTATGTCTACCAGCCTTCAAAGACATGCATAATCACTTGGATAAAACTTACCTGTCTTTACCTTGGAAAGCTTGTATACCTAGTAAAAATTTAGCGCACCGCTTAGAATTAGAAGCTAAGGAATTAACGGAACTAGCAGAAACCACTGAGCAGCGAGCTTCTACAATGATCGAAAAATATTTAGACAGTGGCGTCGATCACATTCGTACACATGTTAATATTGATCCTTTCATTGGCTTAAAAAACCTTGAAGGTGTTCAAAAAGCTTTGAAAAAATATGAAAAATATTTAACAGCTGACATCATCGCTTTCCCGCAACATGGTCTACTTACCCATCCTGAAATGCCGGATTTATTACGGAAAGCATTAAACTCAGGAGCCACTATGTTGGGCGCCTTAGACCCAGGAGGAATCGATCAGGATATTGAACGTTCTTTACAAATAACGATGGACATTGCCAAAGAATTCCAAGTAGATGTCGATATGCATTTTCATGACCCTGGTCAATTAGGCTATTATACAATGGATAAGTGGTTAGACATGGTTGAAGAACAAGACTTTAAAGGAAAAACAGGCTTTAGTCATGCTTTTGGGTTATGCAATTTGTCAAATAAAGCTTGGGAAAACATTTATCCACGTTTGCAAAAACACAACGTGCAAATTCTTACAACCATTCCTATTAGTATGAAGAAAAAGCTCTTACCTATCGAAGCATTGCAAAGGGCCGATACTTTTATAGGTATAGGTTGTGATGGATTTTATGATTCATGGAGTCCGTATGTGTCGGGGGATGTGGTAGAAAAATTACGTAATTATTGTGATTATACTGGAAAAAGCAATGAAAAAGCTTTAAGACAAAGCTTGAGTTTAATTACAAACAACCTTACACCGCTTGACGAAAACGGACACACACAATGGCCCAAAGTCGATGATAAAGCTAGTTTTGTTTTTATTGACGCTGTATGTAGCGCCCAAGTTGCCGCGCGCCTTCCTAAAAGAAGATTATTAATGCATGAAAGAAATTTCTATTCGCCTGATAAATCCCAGTAA
- a CDS encoding peptide ABC transporter substrate-binding protein, translated as MKKLFMLGIVSTSLLFTGCYDQSASQDTSENNSSQKLELSSAAAISTMEPSQAGDTTSTLAMSQVFEGLYILGPDDELQLGVAEEEPEISEDETVYTFTLREDAEWSNGAPVTADDFVFAFQKIVDPQYAAPNADVLFDVIENARQINLEDGDIDTLGVKAIDDKTLEFTLERPVPYFKSLLAYPVLYPQNKEYVEEQGEQYATDSEHLIYNGPFKLTNWSSTNDNWGYEKNDTYWDKDAVKLEEAGVTVVKTPSTALNLYTTGDLDVIDKLSSEYIPSYKDDPSFEPVEQFTTFFLKMNSERDGKKNALDNENIRKGIAQAFNKEDFVEKILQDESSPTDHLIPKGQTQSPDGKKDFTEVADERNDYLSYDPQKAKEAWEKGKEELGVEEVQLDFLTDDTEEAKKNAEFFQYELQENLPGLEINVEQVPFTVRVDRDQNKDYDLELAGWGTDYRDPLTVMRIFMSSSDLGGVTYSNEEYDKLIQATRTEHAGDVQARFDDFVEAQDILINQDTIIAPIYNRSLSTLVEPSVKDLHWHAYGPSYSLKWAYKE; from the coding sequence ATAAAAAAGTTATTTATGTTAGGGATTGTTTCTACTTCATTATTATTCACAGGCTGTTATGATCAAAGTGCAAGTCAAGATACTTCAGAAAACAATTCTAGCCAAAAACTTGAATTAAGTTCTGCTGCGGCTATTTCTACAATGGAGCCCAGCCAAGCAGGAGACACTACATCTACTTTAGCCATGAGCCAAGTCTTTGAAGGACTCTATATTTTAGGGCCAGATGATGAGTTACAACTCGGCGTAGCTGAAGAAGAACCCGAAATTAGCGAAGACGAAACAGTCTATACATTTACTTTAAGAGAGGATGCCGAATGGTCAAACGGCGCCCCCGTTACAGCAGATGATTTTGTCTTTGCTTTTCAAAAAATTGTCGATCCGCAGTATGCGGCGCCAAATGCCGATGTCCTTTTCGATGTTATCGAAAATGCCCGCCAAATCAACTTAGAAGATGGTGATATTGATACTTTAGGGGTCAAAGCTATCGATGATAAAACACTAGAGTTTACTTTGGAACGTCCTGTACCATATTTTAAGTCCTTACTCGCTTATCCGGTATTGTATCCTCAAAATAAAGAATATGTAGAAGAACAAGGAGAACAATACGCTACTGATTCAGAACACTTAATTTATAACGGACCATTTAAGTTAACTAATTGGAGTTCTACTAATGATAACTGGGGTTACGAAAAAAATGATACCTATTGGGACAAAGATGCAGTTAAACTAGAAGAAGCAGGAGTTACGGTCGTAAAGACACCTTCAACAGCGCTTAATCTATATACTACAGGAGACTTAGATGTCATCGATAAACTAAGTAGCGAATATATCCCTTCTTATAAAGATGATCCGTCATTTGAACCCGTTGAACAATTTACAACTTTCTTTTTAAAGATGAACAGTGAACGTGACGGTAAAAAGAACGCATTAGATAATGAAAATATTCGTAAAGGAATTGCTCAAGCGTTCAATAAAGAAGACTTTGTGGAAAAAATATTACAAGATGAGTCCAGTCCTACAGATCACTTAATACCAAAAGGACAAACACAATCTCCTGATGGTAAGAAAGATTTCACAGAAGTGGCAGATGAAAGAAATGATTACTTGAGCTATGATCCTCAAAAAGCTAAAGAAGCTTGGGAAAAAGGAAAAGAAGAATTAGGCGTTGAAGAAGTGCAACTTGACTTTCTAACCGATGATACAGAAGAAGCAAAGAAAAATGCGGAGTTCTTCCAATATGAATTACAAGAGAACTTGCCTGGTTTAGAAATCAATGTTGAACAAGTTCCCTTTACTGTCCGTGTAGATCGTGACCAAAACAAAGATTATGATTTAGAATTAGCTGGTTGGGGAACGGATTACCGCGATCCTTTAACTGTGATGCGTATCTTTATGTCTAGTAGCGATTTAGGTGGTGTTACTTACAGTAACGAAGAATATGACAAGTTAATTCAAGCTACAAGGACAGAACACGCTGGTGATGTACAAGCACGTTTTGATGACTTTGTTGAAGCGCAAGATATTTTAATTAACCAAGATACAATCATTGCTCCAATTTATAACAGAAGTTTATCCACTCTAGTTGAGCCAAGTGTCAAAGATTTACACTGGCACGCATACGGGCCAAGTTATAGTCTAAAATGGGCTTATAAAGAATAG
- a CDS encoding amidohydrolase codes for MKQLIQNVRLETSYQTEDDVVTKTNTEIMDVLIENGLFSKIGSNLQEKADTIIDANKQLLLPSLREMHIHIDKTYFGNGWQAPIPAKNGIFTRLEEEKTLLPEQLDVAEKRAHAMVQHYIQHGHTHIRTHVNVDPQIKTKHVQLAKRVLQEYKDQITYEIVAFPQHGLLRNGPEFLSILEETLKLGVTHIGGVDPASLDRNIGEILTTTFALAEKYNVGIDMHLHDRDTLGAFEIHRILDEIEQRSFSQPVTLSHAFALAGISDNELEELMQRMAKNKVDVTTTVVISDENLTLPVKKLYDNGVAVSFGHDSLTDHWSPFGTGDTIQKLNLFIERCGYIDEYQISQSLKYASGGITPLNEQGKQVWPQIGEQANLILVDAVSSAHMIARQCPISTAVSAGEIIYQTDIALKGAYRG; via the coding sequence ATGAAACAGTTAATTCAAAACGTTCGTTTAGAAACAAGTTATCAAACAGAAGATGACGTAGTGACAAAAACTAACACTGAAATAATGGATGTATTAATAGAAAATGGGCTTTTTTCTAAAATTGGTTCTAACTTACAAGAAAAAGCAGATACCATTATAGATGCTAACAAACAGTTGTTATTACCTAGTTTACGCGAAATGCATATTCATATTGACAAAACTTACTTTGGCAATGGTTGGCAAGCCCCTATCCCGGCAAAAAATGGTATCTTCACTCGTTTAGAAGAAGAAAAAACATTATTGCCAGAACAACTAGACGTCGCTGAGAAACGTGCACATGCGATGGTTCAACATTATATTCAACATGGCCATACACATATTCGTACACACGTAAACGTAGACCCACAAATTAAAACAAAACATGTACAATTGGCTAAACGCGTTTTACAAGAATACAAAGACCAAATTACTTATGAAATTGTTGCTTTTCCCCAACATGGATTGCTCCGTAATGGTCCAGAATTTTTAAGTATCTTAGAGGAAACATTAAAATTAGGTGTTACTCACATTGGTGGCGTAGATCCTGCCTCTTTAGACCGCAATATTGGCGAAATTTTAACAACAACTTTTGCTTTAGCCGAAAAATATAATGTTGGCATTGATATGCATTTACACGATCGTGACACGCTGGGAGCTTTTGAAATCCATCGCATCTTAGATGAAATTGAACAAAGAAGTTTCTCTCAGCCAGTCACTCTCAGCCATGCATTTGCTTTAGCAGGTATTAGTGACAATGAATTAGAAGAATTAATGCAACGAATGGCCAAAAATAAGGTAGACGTCACTACCACAGTCGTCATCAGTGATGAAAATCTTACTCTTCCGGTAAAAAAACTATATGATAACGGCGTCGCGGTTTCTTTTGGTCATGATAGTTTAACAGATCACTGGTCTCCTTTTGGTACGGGCGATACGATTCAAAAATTAAATTTATTTATTGAACGTTGCGGTTATATCGACGAATACCAAATCAGTCAATCTTTAAAATATGCTAGTGGTGGTATTACTCCTTTAAATGAACAAGGTAAACAAGTTTGGCCACAAATCGGTGAGCAAGCAAATCTTATCTTAGTAGATGCCGTAAGTAGTGCTCATATGATCGCCCGCCAGTGTCCTATTTCAACCGCGGTTTCAGCTGGTGAAATCATTTATCAAACAGATATTGCATTGAAAGGAGCTTACCGCGGATGA
- the nox gene encoding H2O-forming NADH oxidase translates to MTKTVIIGTNHAGLAAANAILDNSEQEVVMIERNENFSYLSCGTALWVGQQIDSVDGLFYTNREDFEAKGAKVRTQTIVNTIDFEQKVVHAVTQQGEEVEESYDKLVLATGSIPISPKVPGRELENITFMKHYEEGQKIDQLFERKDMENIAVIGAGYIGVEMAEAAKRRGKNVLLFDALDRCLPSYYDAWFTDDMDKNLANHGIELHYGELVKEYKGTDKVEQIVTEKGEYDVDLVINAIGFLPNNQLAKDHLELFANGAYLVDRHQQTSDPDVYAVGDCATVYSNALQATTYIALASNALRTGMVAGENIVGNAIESPGVQGSNGISIFGYHMVSTGYSVESAAKFDLNVKYTDIEDTQKPEFMKENDNVKLRIVYEATSRRVVGAQMASTTSDISMAIHMFSLAIERQVTVDELARLDLFFLPHFNQPYNYINKAALVAE, encoded by the coding sequence ATGACAAAAACAGTAATTATAGGAACAAACCATGCCGGTTTAGCTGCAGCAAACGCCATCTTAGATAACTCGGAACAAGAAGTCGTAATGATCGAACGTAATGAGAATTTTAGTTACTTAAGTTGTGGTACTGCATTGTGGGTAGGACAACAAATTGACAGCGTAGACGGTTTATTTTATACAAATCGCGAAGATTTTGAAGCAAAAGGCGCAAAGGTACGTACACAAACAATTGTTAACACGATTGATTTTGAGCAAAAAGTTGTACATGCAGTAACGCAACAGGGAGAAGAAGTGGAAGAAAGTTATGATAAATTAGTGTTAGCTACAGGCTCCATTCCTATTTCTCCTAAGGTACCTGGTCGTGAATTAGAAAACATTACTTTTATGAAACATTATGAAGAAGGACAAAAAATTGACCAATTATTTGAGCGGAAAGATATGGAAAATATCGCGGTTATTGGTGCTGGATACATTGGTGTAGAAATGGCAGAGGCTGCTAAACGACGAGGCAAAAATGTATTATTATTTGATGCGTTGGATCGTTGTTTACCAAGTTACTATGATGCATGGTTTACAGATGATATGGATAAAAACTTGGCTAACCACGGAATTGAATTACATTACGGTGAATTGGTTAAAGAGTATAAAGGAACAGATAAAGTTGAGCAAATTGTCACTGAAAAAGGTGAATACGATGTTGACTTGGTGATTAACGCGATTGGCTTTTTGCCAAATAACCAACTTGCTAAAGATCATTTAGAATTATTTGCTAATGGAGCTTACTTAGTGGACCGACACCAACAAACAAGTGATCCGGACGTTTACGCAGTGGGTGATTGTGCAACAGTTTACTCCAATGCTTTACAGGCAACCACATATATTGCCTTAGCTTCAAATGCTTTACGCACAGGAATGGTAGCTGGAGAAAACATTGTAGGTAATGCCATTGAATCTCCAGGAGTTCAAGGCTCTAATGGTATTTCAATTTTTGGCTACCATATGGTTTCCACTGGTTATTCAGTAGAATCTGCTGCTAAATTTGATTTGAACGTGAAATACACAGATATAGAAGATACACAAAAACCAGAATTTATGAAAGAAAATGACAATGTGAAATTACGTATTGTCTATGAAGCAACGTCTCGCCGAGTTGTGGGTGCTCAAATGGCTTCAACAACCTCAGACATTTCGATGGCTATTCATATGTTCTCGCTAGCTATTGAACGTCAAGTTACAGTGGATGAATTAGCTAGGTTAGATCTATTCTTCTTACCGCATTTCAATCAACCGTATAATTATATTAATAAAGCCGCTTTAGTTGCTGAATAA
- the mvk gene encoding mevalonate kinase, translating to MLGQGNGRSNGKIILIGEHSAVYDKPAIVLPFSDTQIYVNVRQASKNSLTSRYYIGYLTDVPNEMQGIKQLTYKLQAYLHTPNFHLDINSTVPVARGMGSSAAVAIAITRAFFSWKEEYLDQQTLLFFANYAEKIAHGNPSGMDAAAASSKEPIFFEHKQFTTFPMNIDAYLLVADTGVLGQTRAAVKSVSQRLQTFHKETSAIIQDLGLLTEQAKEAIIANQPESLGEVMNQAQTNLKTLTVSNQLLDDFIQFSLDNGALGAKLTGGGRGGCFLALAKTKIQAEQLAQKLEERGIKETWIQGLGVYQYA from the coding sequence ATGTTAGGGCAAGGAAATGGTCGTTCAAATGGAAAAATAATTTTAATTGGTGAACATTCAGCAGTTTATGATAAACCAGCAATTGTCCTCCCTTTTAGTGATACGCAAATTTATGTTAATGTGCGACAAGCTTCCAAAAATTCTTTAACATCACGGTATTATATAGGGTACTTAACAGATGTTCCCAATGAGATGCAAGGTATCAAACAATTAACTTATAAATTACAAGCTTATTTACATACACCTAATTTTCACCTAGATATTAACAGCACCGTTCCTGTTGCACGAGGGATGGGCTCAAGTGCCGCTGTTGCTATTGCGATTACTCGTGCTTTTTTTTCTTGGAAAGAAGAATACCTCGACCAACAAACTTTACTATTTTTTGCTAATTACGCTGAAAAGATCGCTCACGGGAACCCAAGTGGCATGGACGCTGCAGCTGCTAGTAGCAAAGAACCTATTTTTTTTGAGCATAAACAATTCACTACTTTTCCAATGAATATTGACGCCTACTTGCTTGTAGCTGATACTGGTGTTTTGGGACAAACGCGGGCTGCTGTTAAATCTGTCTCACAACGTTTACAAACTTTTCATAAAGAAACCAGTGCTATAATTCAAGACTTGGGGCTGTTAACTGAGCAAGCCAAAGAAGCAATTATCGCTAACCAGCCAGAATCCTTAGGAGAAGTTATGAATCAAGCACAAACAAATTTAAAAACATTAACTGTTAGTAACCAGTTATTGGATGATTTTATCCAATTTTCTTTAGATAATGGCGCGTTAGGAGCAAAACTAACCGGCGGAGGTCGTGGAGGTTGCTTTTTGGCGCTAGCTAAGACTAAAATACAAGCCGAACAATTAGCCCAAAAACTAGAAGAACGCGGCATAAAAGAAACCTGGATACAAGGATTAGGAGTTTATCAATATGCATAA